A region of Catenibacterium mitsuokai DNA encodes the following proteins:
- a CDS encoding CTP synthase produces the protein MAKFIFVTGGVVSGLGKGLTAASLGRILKQRGLKVFMQKLDPYINVDPGTMSPYQHGEVYVTADGAETDLDLGHYERFIDEDLNKNSSVTTGRVYSDVISKERRGDYLGATVQVVPHITNAIKDKIYAAEESSQADIVITEIGGTVGDIESLPFIEAIRQVRLDRGYKNTLYIHTTLLPYIGASHEVKTKPTQHSVKELLGYGIQPDIIVCRSEHTISDELKDKISLFCNVPKEAIISNYDVDVLYELPVELLDQHMDDVVLDHLRIEAPEADFTEWRELVERVKNLKDTVKIKMVGKYCEFPDAYLSVNEALKHAGYYANSEVEIDWVNSEEVTKENIASKLADADGILVPGGFGNRGVEGMIVAIQYAREHDIPFLGICLGMQCASIEYARNVCKLDDVNSLEFDKNCMTPLISLMHDQSLENMGGTQRLGNYTCELKEGTIAHKLYGKDLIQERHRHRYEFNNTYRQMLEDAGLVISGRNPKRDLVEIVEVPNHPYFVACQFHPEFNSRPNRAHPLFQGLINAAHKKKYN, from the coding sequence ATGGCAAAATTCATATTTGTCACAGGTGGTGTCGTATCAGGTCTAGGGAAAGGTTTAACAGCTGCATCTTTAGGTAGAATATTAAAACAAAGAGGATTAAAAGTATTCATGCAGAAACTTGATCCTTATATCAATGTGGATCCAGGAACTATGTCTCCTTATCAGCATGGTGAAGTTTATGTAACAGCTGATGGTGCAGAAACAGACTTGGACTTAGGTCATTATGAACGTTTTATTGATGAAGACTTAAACAAAAACTCTTCAGTTACAACTGGTAGAGTATATAGCGATGTAATTTCTAAAGAAAGAAGAGGGGATTACTTAGGCGCAACAGTACAGGTTGTTCCTCATATCACAAATGCGATTAAGGACAAGATTTATGCTGCAGAAGAATCTTCTCAGGCAGATATCGTTATTACAGAAATCGGTGGTACTGTAGGAGATATCGAATCATTACCATTTATTGAAGCAATTAGACAGGTAAGACTCGATAGAGGCTACAAGAATACTCTTTATATACATACAACTTTACTTCCATATATTGGTGCCAGCCATGAAGTAAAGACTAAACCAACACAGCATAGTGTTAAGGAATTATTAGGATATGGTATCCAGCCAGATATTATCGTATGTCGTAGTGAACATACTATTTCTGATGAATTAAAGGACAAGATTTCTTTATTCTGTAATGTTCCTAAGGAAGCTATCATCTCTAACTATGATGTAGATGTTCTTTATGAATTACCAGTAGAACTATTAGATCAGCATATGGATGATGTTGTACTTGATCATTTAAGAATTGAAGCTCCTGAAGCTGATTTCACTGAATGGCGTGAATTAGTTGAAAGAGTTAAGAACTTAAAGGATACTGTTAAAATCAAGATGGTTGGTAAGTATTGTGAATTTCCAGATGCTTACTTATCAGTCAATGAAGCATTAAAACATGCAGGTTATTATGCAAACAGTGAAGTTGAAATTGACTGGGTTAACTCTGAAGAAGTAACTAAGGAAAATATCGCTTCTAAGCTTGCTGATGCTGATGGTATCTTAGTACCAGGTGGATTTGGTAACAGAGGTGTTGAAGGCATGATTGTTGCTATCCAGTATGCAAGAGAACATGATATTCCATTCTTAGGAATCTGCTTAGGTATGCAGTGTGCTTCTATTGAATATGCAAGAAATGTATGTAAACTTGATGATGTTAACTCATTAGAATTCGATAAGAACTGTATGACTCCATTAATTTCATTAATGCACGATCAGTCTTTAGAAAACATGGGTGGTACTCAGAGACTTGGTAACTACACTTGTGAATTAAAAGAAGGTACAATTGCGCATAAGTTATATGGAAAGGATCTTATCCAGGAAAGACATAGACATAGATATGAATTCAATAATACATATCGTCAGATGTTAGAAGATGCAGGACTTGTTATCTCTGGACGTAATCCAAAGAGAGATTTAGTAGAAATCGTTGAAGTGCCTAACCATCCATATTTCGTTGCATGTCAGTTCCATCCAGAATTCAATTCTAGACCAAATAGAGCACATCCTCTATTCCAGGGACTTATAAATGCAGCACATAAAAAGAAATACAATTAA
- a CDS encoding ROK family protein, whose protein sequence is MLLGIDVGGTSVKYATCDEKGHLFDKGSFKTPDTLEDMYQAIETIYKERDVDGIALSMPGAVASDEGVIYGASAIDYIHGPNIKKDLEERLQTRVELENDANCAALAEVWLGAAKDNQDCCFVVCGTGIGGAVIKDKKIHKGKHLHGGEFGYMINNFDADSLEFNNWSLDSTVAIVKGVEKELGETYDGRYIFDHADENEVFKKYVNRFYYALAVGIYNIQYSYDPEVIIIGGGISVREDLIGEINKRLDIIIDKVEPAHIKPVVKKCAFANDANIIGAIYHYLTTSK, encoded by the coding sequence ATGTTACTAGGAATTGATGTAGGAGGGACTTCTGTCAAATACGCAACATGCGATGAAAAAGGTCATTTATTTGATAAGGGGTCTTTTAAAACACCGGATACTTTAGAAGATATGTATCAGGCGATTGAAACTATTTATAAAGAAAGAGATGTTGATGGTATTGCGTTAAGTATGCCGGGGGCTGTTGCGAGTGACGAAGGTGTGATTTATGGTGCGTCTGCGATTGACTATATTCATGGTCCTAATATAAAGAAGGATCTAGAAGAAAGATTACAGACACGTGTAGAATTAGAAAATGATGCCAATTGTGCAGCACTTGCTGAAGTATGGCTAGGTGCCGCTAAAGATAATCAGGATTGCTGCTTTGTTGTATGTGGTACAGGTATTGGTGGCGCTGTGATTAAAGATAAGAAGATTCATAAGGGTAAACATCTTCATGGTGGTGAATTTGGTTATATGATTAATAACTTTGATGCAGATTCACTTGAGTTTAACAATTGGTCTCTTGATTCTACAGTTGCCATCGTAAAAGGTGTAGAAAAAGAACTAGGTGAAACATATGATGGACGATATATCTTTGATCATGCCGACGAAAATGAAGTATTTAAGAAGTATGTCAATCGTTTCTATTATGCTCTTGCAGTAGGTATCTATAATATTCAATATTCTTATGATCCAGAAGTGATTATTATTGGTGGGGGTATCTCTGTAAGAGAAGATTTGATTGGTGAAATCAATAAGCGTTTAGATATCATTATAGACAAAGTTGAACCAGCACATATTAAGCCTGTTGTAAAGAAATGTGCCTTTGCGAATGATGCCAATATTATTGGTGCAATCTACCACTATTTAACAACTTCTAAATAG
- a CDS encoding YaiI/YqxD family protein encodes MRILIDGDATPDIEKIAFLCDKYDIKMIVYCDMNHFFDYESVIMCDQGNDSVDYAILKDVKKGDLVITQDYGEAGMLLTKGAIVVHPSGFIIDSNNIDSLLMTRYINGKMRKHQLVKGPKKRTQDTRKRFLKTIEGIISNEI; translated from the coding sequence ATGAGAATACTAATTGATGGAGATGCAACACCAGATATTGAAAAAATCGCTTTTTTGTGTGATAAATATGATATAAAGATGATAGTGTATTGTGATATGAATCATTTCTTTGATTATGAATCCGTTATTATGTGTGATCAGGGAAATGATAGTGTGGATTATGCTATTTTAAAAGATGTGAAGAAGGGTGATCTTGTGATTACACAGGATTATGGTGAAGCAGGTATGCTTCTTACAAAAGGTGCGATTGTTGTTCATCCTTCAGGGTTTATTATTGATTCCAACAATATAGACTCACTTTTAATGACACGCTATATCAATGGAAAGATGCGTAAGCATCAACTTGTCAAAGGACCAAAGAAACGTACACAAGATACAAGAAAGAGATTTTTAAAAACAATAGAGGGGATTATATCAAATGAAATATAA
- a CDS encoding response regulator transcription factor, with protein METPRILVIDDEKEICDLIEIYLSQEGYHVEKRYNAYTLLRDLEKFKIDLVILDMMMPGVDGIQALEMIREKYNIPVIFVSAKTADQDKIEGLLKGADDYIAKPFNAMELVARVKSQLRRYQVYSKPIGVDNSIIQANDLLIDTNKKMVSVDNRPVAVTKIEYEILVLLASHPGTVFSTEDIYTKIWHEEATHANNTIMVHIRKLREKIERQPRTPRHIITVWGIGYKFEL; from the coding sequence ATGGAAACACCTCGTATATTAGTTATTGATGATGAAAAAGAAATTTGTGATCTTATTGAAATTTATTTAAGTCAAGAAGGTTATCATGTTGAAAAGCGTTATAATGCGTATACATTATTACGTGATCTTGAAAAGTTCAAGATTGATCTTGTAATTCTAGATATGATGATGCCTGGAGTAGATGGAATACAAGCATTAGAGATGATCAGAGAAAAGTACAATATCCCAGTTATCTTTGTATCAGCTAAGACAGCTGACCAGGATAAGATTGAAGGATTATTAAAGGGTGCTGATGATTATATCGCAAAACCTTTTAATGCAATGGAATTAGTGGCACGTGTTAAGTCACAATTAAGACGTTATCAGGTATATAGTAAGCCTATTGGTGTAGATAATTCTATTATTCAGGCCAACGACCTTCTTATTGATACAAATAAGAAGATGGTTTCTGTAGATAATCGTCCAGTAGCTGTAACTAAGATCGAATATGAAATCTTAGTATTACTTGCCTCACATCCTGGTACAGTATTCTCTACTGAAGATATCTATACAAAAATATGGCATGAAGAAGCAACACATGCCAACAATACCATCATGGTACATATTAGAAAACTAAGAGAAAAGATTGAAAGACAGCCTCGTACACCAAGACATATTATTACTGTCTGGGGCATTGGTTATAAGTTCGAGTTATGA
- the ilvA gene encoding threonine ammonia-lyase produces MLELKDFEEAKKRVDEVIIPTPLIYSPAFSKECRNMVYIKPENLQRTGAFKIRGAYNKIMKMDDESKSRGLIASSAGNHAQGVAYAAQQLGVKATIVMPAHTPLIKVDATKALGAEVVLHGEVYDDAYNKAVELQKEHGYTFVHPFDDEDVIEGQGTIALEILKELPDTDIILVPVGGGGLISGIACAAKKINPAVKIIGVEPEGAASALAAINEDRVVSLNEAVTIADGTAVKTIGKTPFEYIKEYVDGIITVSDYELMAAFLVLVEKHKLVAENSGILSLAALKKLNEKNKKVVSLISGGNIDVLSISSMINKGLIERGRIFSFSLQLPDSPGQLEKVAHILNECNANVVTADHNQFKNFARFSEVELRVTCETNGEAHIESIIETFKKNGFEIQRIN; encoded by the coding sequence ATGTTAGAGCTAAAAGATTTTGAAGAAGCAAAAAAGAGAGTAGACGAAGTGATCATTCCAACACCTTTGATTTATAGTCCAGCGTTCTCTAAAGAGTGTAGAAATATGGTTTATATCAAACCAGAAAACTTACAGAGAACAGGCGCATTTAAGATTAGAGGTGCTTATAATAAGATCATGAAGATGGATGATGAATCCAAGTCTAGAGGACTTATTGCCTCAAGTGCAGGAAACCATGCTCAGGGTGTGGCTTATGCCGCCCAGCAGCTAGGTGTTAAGGCTACAATCGTTATGCCTGCTCATACACCACTTATTAAAGTAGATGCCACTAAGGCATTAGGTGCTGAAGTGGTTCTTCATGGTGAAGTCTATGATGATGCATATAATAAGGCAGTAGAATTACAGAAGGAACATGGCTATACATTTGTACATCCATTTGATGATGAAGATGTCATTGAAGGTCAGGGAACCATTGCCTTAGAAATCCTCAAAGAATTACCAGATACAGATATTATTCTTGTGCCAGTTGGTGGTGGAGGATTGATTTCAGGTATTGCCTGTGCTGCTAAGAAAATTAATCCTGCAGTGAAGATTATCGGTGTAGAACCAGAAGGAGCGGCAAGTGCCCTTGCTGCCATTAATGAAGATCGTGTTGTATCATTAAATGAAGCAGTAACGATTGCGGATGGTACAGCTGTTAAGACAATTGGAAAAACGCCATTTGAATATATTAAAGAATATGTAGATGGTATCATCACAGTCAGTGATTATGAATTAATGGCGGCATTCTTAGTACTCGTAGAAAAACATAAACTTGTTGCTGAAAACTCAGGTATTCTTTCACTTGCTGCATTAAAGAAACTCAATGAAAAGAATAAGAAGGTTGTCTCACTCATCTCTGGTGGTAATATTGATGTACTTTCTATCTCTTCTATGATCAATAAGGGACTTATTGAAAGAGGAAGAATCTTCTCATTCTCATTACAGCTTCCAGATAGTCCAGGTCAGTTAGAAAAGGTGGCTCATATTTTGAATGAATGTAATGCGAACGTTGTGACTGCAGATCATAACCAGTTCAAGAACTTCGCAAGATTCTCAGAAGTAGAATTAAGAGTCACTTGTGAAACAAATGGTGAAGCGCATATTGAATCTATTATTGAAACATTTAAAAAGAATGGATTTGAAATCCAGCGTATCAATTAA
- a CDS encoding rhomboid family intramembrane serine protease, translating to MAICIAVFVYINYFSKDNKTSEAMHLGALYTPYVKNRGEYWRFITSAFIHTEFLHLFMNMYCIFYLGRLFETILGPVRYLILVLVSIVMSSLATYYYSFRDSSVDNSITIGASGLFYGFLGAIIGLGLFKGGAFFDLLRGYLPCIAINLAFTLMNSRISKTGHVGGLVGGYLTMYIMYLLKVI from the coding sequence ATGGCGATATGTATAGCAGTTTTTGTTTATATTAATTATTTTTCTAAGGATAATAAAACTTCAGAAGCAATGCATTTAGGTGCTTTATATACACCTTATGTGAAAAATAGAGGAGAATATTGGCGATTTATTACGTCTGCCTTTATTCATACGGAATTTCTTCATTTATTTATGAATATGTACTGTATTTTCTATTTAGGACGTTTGTTTGAAACAATACTAGGACCAGTACGTTATTTAATACTTGTCTTAGTTTCTATTGTGATGAGTTCATTGGCTACTTATTACTATTCTTTTAGAGATTCTAGTGTGGATAACTCTATCACAATTGGTGCAAGTGGTTTATTCTATGGCTTTTTAGGAGCTATTATTGGACTAGGTTTATTTAAAGGTGGGGCTTTCTTTGATTTATTAAGAGGCTATTTACCTTGTATTGCGATTAACCTTGCCTTTACTCTTATGAATTCTCGTATTTCTAAGACAGGACATGTAGGTGGATTAGTTGGTGGATACCTCACTATGTATATTATGTATCTCTTAAAAGTGATATGA
- the ilvA gene encoding threonine ammonia-lyase translates to MLELKNFEEAKKRVDEVILPTPLIYSPAFSKESRNTVYIKPENLQRTGAFKIRGAYNKIMKMDDESKSRGLIASSAGNHAQGVAYAAQQLGVKATIVMPAHTPLIKVDATKALGAEVVLHGEVYDDAYNKAVELQKEHGYTFVHPFDDEDVIEGQGTIALEILEELPDTDIILVPVGGGGLISGIACAAKLIKPTVKIIGVEPEGAASALAAINEDRIVSLNEAVTIADGTAVKTIGEKPFEYIKQYVDGIITVSDYELMDAFLVLVEKHKLVAENSGILSLAALKKLNEKNKKVVSLVSGGNIDVLSISSMINKGLIERGRIFSFSVQLPDIPGQLEKVAHLLNECNANVVAVDHNQFKNFARFSEVELRVTCETNGEAHIDTINETFKQNGLEIHRVN, encoded by the coding sequence GTGTTAGAACTAAAGAATTTTGAAGAGGCAAAGAAGAGAGTGGATGAAGTCATTCTTCCTACACCTTTGATTTATAGCCCAGCTTTTTCTAAAGAAAGTAGAAATACTGTTTATATCAAACCAGAAAACTTACAGAGAACAGGCGCATTTAAAATTAGAGGTGCTTATAATAAGATCATGAAGATGGATGATGAATCCAAGTCTCGAGGACTTATTGCATCAAGTGCAGGAAACCATGCCCAGGGTGTGGCTTATGCCGCCCAGCAGTTAGGTGTTAAGGCTACAATTGTTATGCCTGCTCATACACCACTTATTAAAGTAGATGCCACTAAGGCATTAGGTGCTGAAGTGGTTCTTCATGGTGAAGTCTATGATGATGCATATAATAAGGCAGTAGAATTACAGAAGGAACATGGCTATACATTTGTACATCCATTTGATGATGAAGATGTCATTGAAGGTCAGGGAACCATTGCCTTAGAAATTCTCGAAGAATTACCAGATACAGATATTATTCTTGTACCAGTTGGTGGTGGAGGATTGATTTCAGGTATTGCCTGTGCCGCTAAACTTATTAAACCAACAGTTAAGATTATCGGTGTAGAACCAGAAGGAGCGGCCAGTGCCCTTGCTGCCATTAATGAAGATCGTATCGTTTCATTAAATGAAGCAGTGACTATTGCGGATGGTACTGCAGTTAAGACAATTGGTGAAAAGCCTTTTGAATATATTAAACAATATGTAGATGGTATCATCACAGTCAGTGATTATGAGTTAATGGATGCATTCTTAGTATTAGTAGAAAAACATAAGCTTGTAGCTGAAAACTCAGGTATTCTTTCACTTGCTGCATTAAAGAAACTCAATGAAAAGAATAAGAAGGTTGTTTCACTTGTATCAGGTGGTAACATTGATGTGCTTTCTATCTCTTCTATGATCAATAAGGGACTTATTGAAAGAGGAAGAATCTTCTCATTCTCAGTACAGCTTCCAGATATTCCTGGACAGTTAGAAAAAGTAGCACATCTATTAAATGAATGTAATGCGAATGTTGTAGCGGTTGATCATAATCAGTTCAAGAACTTCGCAAGATTCTCTGAAGTAGAATTAAGAGTCACTTGTGAAACAAATGGTGAAGCACATATCGATACAATAAATGAAACATTTAAACAGAATGGTTTAGAAATTCATCGTGTTAACTAG
- a CDS encoding DUF5011 domain-containing protein encodes MITVILLLFIFLELFSIFKITTMATFELKQTVFTYELGQEVSQNIEDYVICPDRIKKSLTLNLKRVNLNKVGNYNASIEYAGRDYGFKIKIVDTKKPTVKLKKLVYYVNPNQPLYAKNTVAEVNDASLTQIYFLKKENSEELVKEKSYEKVGTYIERVVVRDEQGNTSFPMRIKVIVANELVVPVIKGAEDKVIHLGDNFNAREGVTAYDNEDGDLTNKIVVTGKVQTNTVGRYTLTYTVTDSSKNMAKVTRAVEVIERSHISLWRYV; translated from the coding sequence TTGATTACTGTCATTTTACTATTATTTATTTTCCTTGAATTATTTTCTATTTTTAAGATTACCACTATGGCAACTTTTGAATTGAAACAGACAGTATTTACTTATGAATTAGGACAGGAAGTATCACAGAATATAGAGGATTATGTCATCTGTCCAGATAGAATAAAAAAATCACTTACTTTAAACCTGAAGCGTGTTAATTTAAATAAAGTAGGTAACTATAATGCAAGTATTGAATATGCAGGACGTGATTATGGCTTTAAGATTAAGATTGTAGATACAAAAAAACCAACAGTAAAACTTAAAAAGCTTGTTTATTACGTAAATCCTAATCAGCCACTCTATGCAAAAAATACAGTCGCTGAAGTCAATGATGCGTCTTTAACACAAATCTATTTCTTAAAGAAAGAAAATAGTGAAGAACTAGTTAAAGAAAAGTCATATGAAAAGGTAGGTACATATATTGAACGTGTTGTAGTAAGAGATGAACAAGGTAATACATCTTTTCCAATGCGTATTAAAGTGATTGTAGCTAATGAGTTGGTTGTTCCTGTGATCAAAGGGGCAGAAGATAAAGTCATTCATTTAGGTGATAACTTTAATGCAAGAGAAGGTGTTACAGCCTATGATAATGAAGATGGTGATTTAACAAATAAAATTGTTGTCACAGGTAAAGTACAGACTAATACTGTAGGACGTTATACTCTAACATATACAGTCACTGATAGTTCTAAGAATATGGCTAAGGTTACAAGAGCAGTGGAGGTTATTGAACGATCACATATATCTTTATGGCGATATGTATAG
- a CDS encoding carbamoyl phosphate synthase small subunit, translated as MKAYLILEDGHVFEGESFGYEKEVISEFVFNTSMTGYVEVLTDPSYAGQSVVMTYPLIGNYGVCLEDQESEHPYVEGFVVNELSRLGSNFRKNEDLNDYLVRNHIPGIQGIDTRALTKLLRNDGCMNGMITTHKYEVSEVIDKIKAFKVQGVVKACTCKEKHTVGTGRMKVALYDFGAKRNIANELAKRNCEVTVFPATTPASEVLEGNFDGIMLSNGPGDPAEVTDIIAEVKKLSESGMPIFAICLGHQLMALAHGFKTEKLKYGHHGANHPVKDLDTNRVYISTQNHNYVIKDDSIDPAVAKAWFRNVNDGTIEGVEYLNKNIKTVQFHPEANAGPRDTEYLFDEFIKMMEGK; from the coding sequence ATGAAAGCTTATTTAATTTTAGAAGACGGACATGTGTTTGAAGGGGAAAGCTTTGGATATGAAAAAGAAGTCATAAGCGAATTTGTCTTCAATACTTCAATGACTGGTTATGTAGAAGTGTTGACAGACCCATCTTATGCAGGTCAGAGTGTTGTAATGACTTACCCACTTATTGGTAACTATGGTGTATGTTTAGAAGATCAGGAATCTGAACACCCATATGTTGAAGGATTTGTAGTAAACGAATTATCACGTTTAGGATCTAACTTTAGAAAGAATGAAGATTTAAATGATTATTTAGTACGTAATCATATTCCAGGTATCCAGGGAATTGATACACGTGCACTTACTAAGTTACTTCGTAATGATGGTTGTATGAACGGTATGATTACTACTCATAAGTATGAAGTAAGCGAAGTCATCGACAAGATTAAAGCATTCAAGGTACAGGGTGTTGTAAAAGCATGTACATGTAAAGAAAAACATACTGTAGGTACAGGCAGAATGAAAGTTGCTTTATATGACTTTGGTGCTAAGCGTAATATTGCAAATGAATTAGCAAAGAGAAACTGTGAAGTAACAGTATTCCCAGCTACTACACCTGCTTCTGAAGTATTAGAAGGTAACTTTGATGGTATTATGTTAAGTAACGGTCCTGGTGACCCAGCTGAAGTAACTGATATTATCGCAGAAGTGAAGAAATTATCAGAAAGCGGTATGCCAATTTTCGCAATTTGTCTTGGACATCAGTTAATGGCTCTTGCTCATGGCTTCAAGACAGAAAAATTAAAATATGGACATCATGGTGCAAACCATCCAGTTAAGGATTTAGACACTAACCGTGTTTATATCTCTACACAGAACCATAACTATGTTATCAAGGATGATTCAATTGATCCTGCAGTGGCTAAGGCTTGGTTTAGAAACGTAAATGATGGCACTATTGAAGGTGTTGAATATTTAAATAAGAATATCAAAACTGTTCAGTTCCACCCAGAAGCAAATGCGGGACCTAGAGATACTGAATATTTATTTGATGAGTTTATTAAGATGATGGAGGGAAAGTAG
- the ispF gene encoding 2-C-methyl-D-erythritol 2,4-cyclodiphosphate synthase — translation MVMRIGQSIDIHQLVEGRKLILGGVEIPYEKGLKGHSDADVLLHAIIESIIGALGEGDIGKHFPDTDDRYKGISSMILLEETYKLMNEKGYKIGNVDAIIMTEQPKMAPHIPTMRHNIAEALHCDVTQINVKATRGEKLGFVGRGEGIVSQAVCLLENVY, via the coding sequence ATGGTTATGCGTATAGGACAGTCAATAGATATTCATCAGTTGGTAGAAGGAAGAAAGCTTATTCTAGGTGGTGTAGAAATTCCTTATGAAAAAGGGTTGAAGGGACATAGTGATGCAGATGTTCTTCTACATGCGATTATTGAATCAATCATTGGGGCATTAGGTGAAGGAGATATTGGTAAACATTTTCCTGATACAGATGATCGTTACAAAGGTATTTCTTCAATGATCTTGTTAGAAGAAACATATAAGTTGATGAATGAAAAAGGTTATAAGATTGGTAATGTGGATGCGATTATTATGACAGAACAGCCAAAGATGGCACCTCATATACCTACAATGAGACATAATATTGCGGAAGCACTTCATTGTGATGTGACACAGATTAATGTGAAAGCCACTCGTGGTGAAAAGCTTGGCTTTGTAGGAAGAGGAGAAGGAATCGTTTCTCAGGCAGTCTGCTTACTTGAAAATGTGTATTAG
- a CDS encoding Cof-type HAD-IIB family hydrolase: protein MKYKLIALDLDGTLKNSENKITDATRETLIKAQQLGATVVLASGRPTPGLRHEAAALELEKYEGYLLSFNGAKVMDAKTRQTMFEQRLTVEQAKKAYDEAKKHNLAIMTYYDDAVYTEDVDDQYVNIEGHINDIEIKKAESFKSILRDPINKVLCTGDPEHVASVLEDYKSAFLGLSIYRSAPFFIEVMAPNIDKAASLDKLVKMLHLTKEEVIAFGDGFNDLSLIEYAGCGVAMANAVDEVKERADVVTLSNDEDGIAYMLKKLEEELRDESNA from the coding sequence ATGAAATATAAGTTAATTGCATTAGATTTAGATGGTACATTAAAGAATTCAGAAAATAAAATTACTGATGCAACACGTGAGACACTTATTAAAGCACAGCAGTTAGGTGCAACAGTAGTTCTTGCATCAGGTAGACCAACACCTGGTTTAAGACATGAAGCAGCTGCACTTGAATTAGAAAAGTATGAAGGGTACTTATTATCATTCAATGGTGCTAAGGTCATGGATGCGAAAACAAGACAGACTATGTTTGAACAGCGTTTGACTGTTGAACAGGCTAAGAAAGCATATGATGAAGCAAAGAAACATAATCTTGCGATTATGACATATTATGATGATGCTGTTTATACTGAAGATGTAGATGATCAGTATGTGAATATTGAAGGACATATTAACGATATCGAAATTAAAAAGGCTGAATCTTTTAAATCAATTTTAAGAGATCCTATTAATAAAGTATTATGTACAGGTGATCCTGAACATGTAGCTTCTGTATTAGAAGACTATAAGAGTGCCTTCCTAGGTTTAAGTATTTATCGTTCTGCACCGTTCTTTATTGAAGTCATGGCACCAAATATTGATAAAGCAGCTTCTTTAGACAAGCTAGTAAAGATGCTTCATCTTACAAAAGAAGAAGTGATTGCCTTTGGTGATGGATTCAATGACTTATCACTCATTGAATATGCAGGCTGTGGTGTCGCTATGGCCAATGCAGTAGATGAAGTTAAAGAAAGAGCTGATGTTGTCACTTTATCAAATGATGAAGATGGTATTGCGTATATGTTGAAGAAACTAGAGGAGGAGTTAAGAGATGAATCAAATGCCTAA
- a CDS encoding DUF4250 domain-containing protein, with protein MNQMPKDPVMLLSWLNMKLRDQYEDLADLCYDYHIPMQEIVDKMEAIGYHYTYKSNQFK; from the coding sequence ATGAATCAAATGCCTAAAGATCCAGTGATGTTACTTAGCTGGTTAAATATGAAACTTAGAGACCAATATGAAGATCTTGCAGACTTATGTTATGACTATCATATTCCTATGCAGGAAATCGTAGATAAGATGGAAGCTATTGGTTACCATTACACATACAAATCAAATCAGTTCAAATAA